ACGATGCCCGGGTCGACGAGGTCGAGGCCCGCGAAGAACTCCGCCGCCTCCGCGCGGGTGCGCAGCCGCATCGGCATGCCACGGGCCGCGTACTCGCGGGCGACCCGGCCGACCTCCTCGGGCGCGAAGTCCGCGGTGCCGATGGACATGGCCAGGTGGCTGCCCGGCGGCAGCGGGTCGAGCAGGCGGCGGACGACGCCGACGGCGTCGTGCTCGTCGAGCAGGAAGTGGACGATCGCGATCACGGTGAGGGCGACGGGCCGGCTCAGATCCAGTGCCGTACGGAACTCGGGCGCGGTCAGGATGCCCGCCGGGTCGCGCATGTCGGCCTCCAGGTACGCCGTGCGGCCCTCGGGCGTGCTGCCCATCAGGTTCCGGGACAGGCCGAGGACGAGCGGGTCGTTGTCGACGTACACGACCCGGGCGTCGGGGGCCGTCGCCTGGACGATCTCGTGGAGGTTGGGCGAGGTGGGAATGCCGCTGCCGATGTCGAGGAACTGGCGTATCCCCGCCTCGCGCGCCAGGTGGCGCACGGCGCGGTTCATGAAGTCGCGGTTGGCGCGCATGTGGACGGGGAGCGCGGGCCACTCCCGGACCATCGCGTCCCCGGCCTCGCGGTCCGCCGGGAAGTGGTCCTCGCCGCCGATGATGTAGTCGTAGATCCGCGCGGAGTGTGCCGTCCCGGTGTCGATGACGTCGTTCTCGTCGCTGTCCATGCGCCTCAACCTCCCACTACCGGCGGCATGGTGAAAGACGATGTGCGTTTTCTTCACCGTCGGCCCCGCGATGGAGGAAATCCCTCCGAACCTGAAGGCGCCCGTCTCGCAGGCGCTGATCGCGCTGCCGTACTACCGGACGACGAACCCGGCGATGGCACACAACGCGCGGCACGTGATCAAGGCGGTGCTCGGCGAGGAAGGAGGAAGGCTGAGGCGTCCCGCCGCGCACGCGGGGCCGGGAGCGGCCCCGCAGTGTGCAGGTCGTCCCGGCCCCGCCGGTGAAGTGCTGAAGAGCTGAGGTGCTGACGTGCTGAAGGGGTGGTGTGGTGAAGCGGCCTGTGGACGGATGACCGACGTCAGGCGTGCTTCCCCGCCCCCGGCAGGGAACCGCCCTGCAGGATCGACTCGGCCGCGTGGTCGCCCTGTGCCTCCTTGCGGCGCAGGCGGCGGCTCTTGCGCGGGTCCTGGTCGGGCAGCCACCCGAAGGCCAGGCAACTGCCCACGACGCCGCACAGGAGGCCGATGACGAAGCCGCCGATGTTGGACGTGAGCCAGGTGCCCAGGGAGACCGCGACCGCGATGATCGAGTAGAACAGCCGCTGATCCGGGTTGAAGAGGATCAGCAGGCCGCAGAGGAGCATCACGGCCGGCAGGAGGTAGCCCGCCAGGCCCTGCGCGCCGACGTGCAGGATGACCGGCAGCGGTGCCTTCATGGTCACCAGGATCTCGGCGCCGCCCAGGACGAGCAGCAGACCGCCCGCGAAGGGCCGACGGCCCCGCCACTCTCGGAAGCTGTCCCGCCACTGGGTGGAGTTCACTGCTTACAGCCCTCGCTGGAGAAGCTCATGTGCAGGCCGGGAAGCTTGAACACGGCGGCGGTGGCGGCGTAGTTGTGCTGGTACAGGTTCTTGATGACGACCGTGTCGGCCTGCTGGCCGTAGACACCGGCGGGGCCCTTGACCCCGCCCTTGTTGAACTCGCTCGAGTCGCCGCCGATCTCGATGCCGTTGAACTCGGCGTCGCCCGTGATGACGTCGGAGTCGATGGCCAGGTTCGACACGCTCACCGGCTTGGACCCGGTACCGGCGGTGAGGATCAGCTGGATGCCGCCGAGGTCGACGCTCTGGCACATGTTGGTGATCGTGCCGTCCTTCACCACCGAGGTGATGACCAGGACCTGGCCGCCGGTGTCGCCCTCGTTGGGGCTGTCCTTGATCATGTGGTCCAGCGCGCCGAACTGCTCGAAGCCCTTTCCGTCGAGCCTGTCGGCGGTGACCACGAACGGCATCCCGGAGATCGCGAACTGCACTCCCAGGGCGCCCTGCGCGGTGAGGACCGCGAGTCCCGCGGCGACGAAGGTGGCGGGCACCGCCATGACGGCGGCCCGGCGCAGCCGAACCCGGCCACGTCTGACTGCGGAACCGCTTTCGGGGTTCTCGGGGGTGTTGTCGGCGGACGACGTGACGTCCGGGGACGAGGCCATGTCTGCTCCCATGCGCTTGGGTGTGCGGGTTTGGGCTTCAGTGGCACGTTGTCCTGGCGCGGACAGCGGCTGCCGCGCACGCTTCCTCACAACTCCCGGAAGCCGTAGGGCCTTTCTCGTTACGCAGCAGTAGCCGACTCGGAAGTTACCGATGGTTACAGCGACGGGTCAAGGGAGATGTGGAAAAAGAGTGTTCATTTTGTGCCACGTGTGGGTCAGGTTCTCAGTTCGGTACTGCACCCGGTGCTCCACCCGTGTTCCACCCCGTGCTCCACCCGGTTCCCCAACGGCCCATATTCGGATATTCGGCTCTTGAATATCCATCAGATCATCAACTTCCGCTCTTGGTCTTGACGTTGACTGATCCTCAGGTCTACAACTCTCCCTGGCCCAGCCCGGATCCGTGGCGCCGGATCCGCAGCGCGGCGACACCGTCCGCGCCCCGGACTCTTTTCAGCCAGTACGGGCCCTCGGTCCCGCAGTTCGATCCCTTCACGGCACCGGCACGGCCGCTTCCCCCCGGCGGGCCGCGACCGGTCGCCTCTTCCGCCCGGCCCGGCCGGAGCACTCGCCAGTGCCTCCTGCCGGTCACCGGCCGGAGGCCGTTGCCGGTCCGTCACGTACGGAGAAGGCGTGACGGACCGGCAACGGCGGACGCCGACCCGCGTCCCCCATCTCCCCCGCAAAAAAGCCCCACTTGAGAAAGAGGCACCCGCATGCGTACCCGCTCTCGCTCCCTCCTCGCCCTTGCCGGAACCGTCGCCGCGCTCTCGCTCACGGCCGTCACCCCGGCCGCCGCGGCCGGCGCGGTGCTGACGACCGCCAACGGTGACGTCGCCGTCGGTGACGTCCTCAACGCGACCCTGGCCACCGGCACCGCCGCCACGCTGTACTCCAGCGCGACCGGCACCAGCGGCGTCTCCTGCGCGACGTCCGGGTTCAACGCCACCGTCACCGACAACCCGACCGCGCCCGGCACCGCCACCGAGTCGCTCACCGCGCACTCCTTCAGCGGCTGCACCGCGAACGTGATCGGCGTGCTCGGTGTCACCAGCGTCACGGTCAACAACATGCCGTACATCGCGACTGTGGGTTCGGGCAACACCATCACGGTGACCCCGGCGAGCGGCTCCACCATCCAGACCACGGTCGTGCTGCGCACCCTGCTGGGCAGCATCAACTGCGTCTACCAGGCGGCCAGTCTGACCGGCACGACGAGCAACACCGACAACAGCATCACCTTCACCGGCCAGCAGTTCGCCAAGGCGTCCGGCTCGTCGCTCTGCTTCGCCAACGGCTACTTCACCGCGAAGTACGCCCCGGTGACCGACGGTGGCGCGGGCGTCAACGTCAACTGATCGCCGTAAGAACGGAGTTCAGCGCCTCCGCATACGCATGACCAGGGCGGCGCCGCCGGTGAGCACCAACACCGCCGCGGCGCCGCCCGCCAGCATGGGCGCGGACGGTCCGGAGTCGGCCGTGCCGGTGGACGCCACCGGGGTGCTGTCCGCACCGGCCGCGTCGGCCTGCGCGGGAGCGGCGTCGGACGCCGCGGACGCCGACCCGGACGCGGACGGGGTGCCGGCCGCCGGGGTCGGCGTCGCGCTCGCCTCGGGCGTGGCCGCGGCGGGAGTCTTCGTCGCCCCGCCCGCCGGCTCGCTTTCCGGTTTGCTCGCCGAAGCCGCCGCCGAGAACACCACGTCCGAGCACGAGTAGTACGTGTCGGGCGTGCTGCTGTTCTGCCAGATCGTGTACAGCATCTGACGTCCCGTCCGGTCGGCGGGCAGCTTCGCCGTGAGGTGGTAGGCGCCGTCCGTCAGCGCCGGGTCCTTGACCTCGGCGAACGGCCGCTCCGGCAGGTCGGACCAGGTGAGCGGCTTCGACGCGTCGTATCCGGGCTTCGTCAGATACATCTTGAACGTGCCGGTGTGCGCGATCGTCGAGGCGTATGTCATCCGCAGCGTCCCACCCGGCGTCAGCCGGGTGGACGGCCAGTCGGCGCGGGCCAGGTCCAGCCCCTTGTACGCGGCCAGACCGCCGCTGCACAACTGCCCGTCGGGGATGGTCTGCCGGTCGCGACCGTTCACGTTCGCGACCCGCAGGTTGTCCCAGGCGGCGAACGACGTGCCGTTCGCGTCGACGGCCGCCCGGCAGGCCGCGGTCCGCGCGTCGGCGCCGCCCTCGGGGGAACAGGCGTACACCCGGCTGACCGGATCCGTGGGGGCGCCGTGCGCCTGCGCCGGGCCGGCGGCCCACAGGCCCAACAGGAGCGGACTCACGGCGGCGGCCGCCAGTGCCGCGGTACGGCGTGCGCGGCACGCGCGTTGTGCGCGATCTGCGCGGTATGTGCGGTGTGCGGTGCTGCGGGGCATCGGGGACGTCTCCTCGGCCGGCGCGGGAACGGTCTGCCGTCAGTACGCGAACGCGTCCCGGCGCGTTCAGCGCGCCCTCGTCCGTCCGTTGTGCGGTGAGCGGTAGTTCACGTCGTGGACCACGTCGTGGACCAAGTTGCGGACCAAGTCGTGGATCAAGTTGTGGATCAAAACGGGCGATCTTTAATCGATCTATGACCGATCTCTGACCGGTCTTGATCGTCAAGGGTGTGTTTCCGGCCGGATCGAGGGTTTCCCCTGTATACCCATGACTCTTTCTTTGCTTATCGTTCCTGCACAGTCGATCCACAGGTAACCCCCGACGGGGTCGACGCTCGCGCTGGCCGGCCTTCCGCGCTGCTTTCGATTCACCCCCTGCCGCTTCGACGCCGAAGCGAATCGACCGCCGCTCCGTCCTGTCCGGAGCGGGCCACGAAAGGCACGCCCTTGCGCACGTCACCCGCCCTGCGACGGAAGCTGATATCCGTCGCCGCGGTCTCCGCGGCCCTGCTCACCGCCGCCTCCACCGCGTCGGCCGTCGCCGTCCAGGACTCCGTCTCCCCGGGTTCCGCCGTGCCCGCCGCGCAGACCGAGGCCGCGCCCGGCACCCCCGCCGAGCGCCTCATCGTCGGCTACAAGTCCGGTGCCACCGAGGCCAGGTCGAACCCGGCCGCCGAGGCCGACGCCGCCGCCAAGGGCAAGCAGGCCGGCGAGGACGTCGACTTCCAGCGCCGTCTCGGCACCGGCGCCGCCCTGGTCGACCTGGGCGACGACCTCTCCAAGGCGGACGTCGCCGACGTCGTCGCCCGCTACCAGGCGGACCCGCAGGTCGCCTACGTCGTCCCGGACCGGCTGAACAAGCCGAAGGCCGACCCGAACGACACCGAGTACGCCAAGCAGTGGGACCTCTTCGAGTCCACCGCCGGCATGAACGTTCCTGCAGCCTGGGACCAGACGACCGGCACCGGCGTCACGGTGGCCGTCATCGACACCGGTTACGTCACGCACTCCGACCTCGCCGCGAACATCGTCGGCGGCTACGACTTCATCGCCGACACCGCGGTCTCCGTCGACGGCGACGGCCGCGACAGCAACCCGGCCGACCCGGGCGACGGTTACAACGCCAACGAGTGCGGCTCGGGCGTCCCGGCCGGCTCCTCCTCCTGGCACGGCACCCACGTGGCCGGCACCATCGCCGCCGTCACGAACAACGGCAAGGGCATCGCCGGTATCGCGTACGGCGCGAAGATCTCCCCGGTGCGCGTGCTCGGCAAGTGCGGCGGCTACGACTCCGACATCATCGACGCGATCACCTGGTCGTCCGGCGGCACCGTCTCGGGCGTGCCCGCCAACGGCAACGTCGCCAAGGTCATCAACATGAGCCTCGGCGGCGACGGCGCCTGCTCCTCCGCGACCCAGAGCGCGATCAACGGGGCGGTCGGCCGTGGCACGACCGTCGTCGTGGCTTCGGGCAACGACAACGAGAACGTCGCGAACCACAGCCCGGGCAACTGCAACAACGTCATCTCGGTCGCCGCGACCAACCGCGCGGGCGCCAAGGCGTCGTACTCCAACTTCGGTTCCCTGGTCGACATCTCGGCCCCCGGCGGCCAGACCAGCACCGGTACCGCCAACGGCATCCTGTCCACGCTGAACTCCGGCAGCCGGACGCCGTCCACCGAGTCGTACGCCTACTACCAGGGCACCAGCATGGCCGCCCCGCACATCGCGGGCCTGGCCGCGCTGGTGAAGTCGGCGAACTCCGCGCTGACCCCGGCGCAGATCGAGACGGCCATCAAGAACAACGCCCGTGCCTTGCCCGGCGCCTGCTCCGGCGGCTGCGGCGCGGGTCTGGCCGACGCGGCCAGGACGGTGGCGGCCGTGAGCGGCTCCGGCGGCTCCACGGCGGGCACCACCTTCTCCAGCACCACCACGGCCGCCATCCCGGACAACGGTTCCGCGATCGAGTCCTCCATCGCCGTCAGCGGCCGCACCGGCAACGCGCCGAGCGCCCTGCAGGTCGGCGTCGACATCACCCACACCTACCGGGGTGACCTGGTGATCGACCTGATCGCCCCCGACGGCACCGCCTACCGCCTGAAGGCGGCCAGCTCCTCGGACTCGGCCGACAACGTCAACACCACCTACACGGTGAACGCCTCGAGCGAGACCGCCAACGGCACCTGGAAGCTGCGCGTCCAGGACACGTCCGCGCAGGACGCGGGCCGGCTCAACAGCTGGAAGCTGACCTTCTGAGCGAACTCTCGCGGTCACCGCGAGCGATGAACGGGCGGGCCGGACGGTGTGGATGGACACCGACCGGCCCGCCTCACGTCTGTTTCCGGAACCGTTCGCCGGGCGTGCCCGCGGTCCCTCGGTGTTCAATGACACGTGTCACGCTCCTCCTCCAGGGCTTCACCCTCCGGTAGTTGCGTGCAGAAACCGCGCGCCCCGTCTTTTTTGCTGGTCTTCTCGACTATGCCCACGGTACGTTTCCTGTGGGAGGCTGCCTCCCGGAAGGCCCATGATCCACGGGCAAGTCGGGCGATCGCAGGGGGAGTCGGCGGTCCTCGCGTACATGCCCACTACCGCCGTACGGTGAACTATTGTGTACGGTGGGTAAGAAAAAACGGCATGACCCGTTCTTTACCGCCCGGGAGAGTACCAGTCGATGGCGAGGCAGTTACGCGCCGAACAAACCCGCACGACGATCATCACGGCCGCCGCCGACCTGTTCGACCGGCACGGCTACGAGTCGACAAGCCTCAGTGACATCGTCGAGCACGCCCATGTCACCAAGGGCGCCCTCTACTTCCACTTCGCGGCCAAGGAGGATCTGGCCCACGCCATCATGGAGTTGCAGTCCCAGGCCGCGCGCCGGGTCGCCGGCGACATCGACGACCGCGGCTACTGCTCCCTCGAAGCCCTGATACGCCTGACGTTCGGTCTGACGCGCCTGTCGGTCGAGGGCCCGATCGCCCGGGCCGGCCTACGGCTCGCCACCGGGGGAGTGTCGGTCCGGCCGCCCCTGCCGCACCCCTTCACGGAGTTGCTGGACCTGATCTCCCGGCGACTCGTCAGCGCGGCCAGGGAGTCCGACATCCATCCGGACGTCGATGTGGACGCCGTGGCGCACTCCCTGGTCTGTTTCTTCGTCGGCACCCGCGTCGTCGGCCGCTCCCGCGAACCCGTCGGCCGACTGCCCCGCCGGATGGCCGAGATGTGGCACGTCCTCATCCGGGGCCTGGTACCGGTACCGCGCCGACCGCGCTATCTGAGCCTCGCGGCGCGACTGGAGCGGGAGATCATGGCGGTGGTGTGAGGGCCGGCAGGGCGCGGCGCGGGGGCGCCAAGTAGAGGGCAGGTGGAGGGCAGAGGGCGCGTACGGCCGGGGGCGGTCGGGAGAGTCGCCCCCGCGATACGGTGATCGGCATGCCCGACACCTCCGCCCCGCCCGTGATCCTCGGCAACGAACCCGGCTCGTTCCCGCACAGCGTCCTGGCCGAACGGCACCCGGCGATCATCCGGCAGGTGCGGGACGCGTTCCCCTACGGACCCGAGATCCACCAGGCCCTGGACGCGCTGCTGGCGGGCTGCGCCAAGGGCGTGATCGAACCGCTCCCCGCCGACGCCCACGACCGGGACCGGTGGCGGGCCTGGGGTCTCGACGCGTACGCCGGCCGGTCCTGGTTCGACGTTCCCTGGCTGTGGTCGGAGAGCTACTTCTACCGGCAACTCCTCGACGCGGTCGGCTACTTCGGCCCCGGCCCCTGGCAAGGCATCGACCCCTTCCGCCCGTTCAAGCTCGCCGAGCTCAACGCCCCCGAGACGGACGAGGAACTGGCCGCGCTCGACACCCTCGAGGACCGCCCGGTCGAGGAGCGGGACCGCGCCCTCCTGCACGGCTCCCTCTGGGGCAACCGCGCCGACCTCGGCTTCCGGCTGTCCGACGCCGAGGCCGAGGAACGGGCCGCCGTACCGGGGCTCGTCGCCGACGACAGCGAGAAGCTGTGGTCCCTGCTGCCGGGTGCGGAGACGGGAACCAGGACCGTCGTGGACACCTTGTGCCTGGTGGCCGACAACGCGGGCCGTGAGCTGATCCCCGACCTCCTCCTTGCCGCGCACCTCCTCGCCCACGGGCGGTGCGGCCGGGTCGTCCTGCACGTCAAGCCGTACCCGTACTACGTCTCCGACGCCACGACGGCCGACGTCGTCGACGCGCTGAGGAAACTGGCGGGCGCGCGCGGAGTGGCCGGCGACCACGGCCGGCGTCTGTGGGCGGCCATGGCGGACGGCACCCTGACGGTCCGCGCCCACCCGTTCGCCGCCGCCCCGCTGCCGTACGCGGAGATGCCGGACGACCTGCGGGCCGAGTTCGCCGCGGCCGGCCTGACGATCGTCAAGGGCGACCTCAACTACCGGCGCCTGGTGGGCGACAGCCGCTGGGCCCCGACCACCCCCTTCGCGGACGTCACCGCCTCCTTCCCCGGCCCGGTGGCGGCCCTGCGCACGCTCAAGTCCGAGGTGATCACCGGCCTCGCCGCCGACACGGAGGCCGCGCTCGTCGCCGCCGAGGGCCAGGGCTGGCGCATCGGCGGGACACACGCGCTGATCCAACTGCGGGAGTGAGACATGCCGACTCCCGTACGGTTCACCGCTTTCGGTTGATTCACGCGATGGTGTGATCATGTGCCGCCCCGGGGATGGCGGTTCGGGCCCCCGGGTAGGGCCCGGCCATGACGCAACCGTTCGAACTCCCGCACTTCTACATGCCGCACCCCGCGCGCCTGAACCCGCACGTCGAACAGGCGCGGGCCCACTCCACGCAGTGGGCGCGCGACATGGGCATGCTGGAGGGGTCCGGGATCTGGGACCAGGCCGACCTGGAGGCGCACGACTACGGCCTGCTCTGCGCCTACACCCACCCCGACTGCGACGGCCCCGCGCTGTCGCTGATCACCGACTGGTACGTGTGGGTGTTCTTCTTCGACGACCACTTCCTCGACATGTTCAAACGCACCCCCGACCGCGCCGCCGGCAAGGCCCACCTGGACCGGCTCCCGCTGTTCATGCCGCTGGACCTGTCGACCGCCGTGCCCGAGCCGCAGAACCCGGTCGAGGCGGGCCTCAAGGACCTGTGGGCGCGCACGGTGCCGGCCATGTCGCAGGACTGGCGCCGCCGTTTCGCCGTCGCGACGGAGCATCTGCTCAACGAGTCGATGTGGGAGCTGTCCAACATCGACGAGGGGCGGATCGCCAACCCGGTCGAGTACATCGAGATGCGCCGCAAGGTGGGCGGCGCGCCCTGGTCGGCGGGGCTCGTGGAGTACGCGACCGCCGAAGTCCCCGCCGCCGTCGCCGGAACGAGGCCGCTGCGCGTGCTGATGGAGACCTTCTCCGACGCCGTGCACCTGCGCAACGACCTGTTCTCCTACCAGCGCGAGGTGGAGGACGAGGGCGAGAACAGCAACGGCGTCCTCGTCCTGGAGACGTTCTTCGGCTGCACCACCCAGGAGGCCGCCGACACCGTCAACGACATCCTCACCTCCCGCCTCCACCAGTTCGAGCACACCGCCTTCACCGAAGTGCCCGCGATCGCCCTGGAGAAGGGCCTCACGCCCGGCGACGTCCTCGCGGTCGCCGCCTACACCAAGGGGCTCCAGGACTGGCAGTCCGGCGGCCACGAATGGCACATGCGCTCCAGCCGCTACATGAACCAGGGCGCCACGTCCGACGCGCCCTGGCAGAAACTCACCGGCCCCGGCACCTCCGCCGCCGACGT
The Streptomyces sp. NBC_01485 genome window above contains:
- a CDS encoding SAM-dependent methyltransferase: MDSDENDVIDTGTAHSARIYDYIIGGEDHFPADREAGDAMVREWPALPVHMRANRDFMNRAVRHLAREAGIRQFLDIGSGIPTSPNLHEIVQATAPDARVVYVDNDPLVLGLSRNLMGSTPEGRTAYLEADMRDPAGILTAPEFRTALDLSRPVALTVIAIVHFLLDEHDAVGVVRRLLDPLPPGSHLAMSIGTADFAPEEVGRVAREYAARGMPMRLRTRAEAAEFFAGLDLVDPGIVQVHRWRPDDTRTKTGTGTGTEVIRDEDIAMYGAVARKP
- a CDS encoding DUF6114 domain-containing protein, translating into MNSTQWRDSFREWRGRRPFAGGLLLVLGGAEILVTMKAPLPVILHVGAQGLAGYLLPAVMLLCGLLILFNPDQRLFYSIIAVAVSLGTWLTSNIGGFVIGLLCGVVGSCLAFGWLPDQDPRKSRRLRRKEAQGDHAAESILQGGSLPGAGKHA
- a CDS encoding DUF6230 family protein; the protein is MASSPDVTSSADNTPENPESGSAVRRGRVRLRRAAVMAVPATFVAAGLAVLTAQGALGVQFAISGMPFVVTADRLDGKGFEQFGALDHMIKDSPNEGDTGGQVLVITSVVKDGTITNMCQSVDLGGIQLILTAGTGSKPVSVSNLAIDSDVITGDAEFNGIEIGGDSSEFNKGGVKGPAGVYGQQADTVVIKNLYQHNYAATAAVFKLPGLHMSFSSEGCKQ
- a CDS encoding Tat pathway signal sequence domain protein, with the protein product MRTRSRSLLALAGTVAALSLTAVTPAAAAGAVLTTANGDVAVGDVLNATLATGTAATLYSSATGTSGVSCATSGFNATVTDNPTAPGTATESLTAHSFSGCTANVIGVLGVTSVTVNNMPYIATVGSGNTITVTPASGSTIQTTVVLRTLLGSINCVYQAASLTGTTSNTDNSITFTGQQFAKASGSSLCFANGYFTAKYAPVTDGGAGVNVN
- a CDS encoding lytic polysaccharide monooxygenase translates to MPRSTAHRTYRADRAQRACRARRTAALAAAAVSPLLLGLWAAGPAQAHGAPTDPVSRVYACSPEGGADARTAACRAAVDANGTSFAAWDNLRVANVNGRDRQTIPDGQLCSGGLAAYKGLDLARADWPSTRLTPGGTLRMTYASTIAHTGTFKMYLTKPGYDASKPLTWSDLPERPFAEVKDPALTDGAYHLTAKLPADRTGRQMLYTIWQNSSTPDTYYSCSDVVFSAAASASKPESEPAGGATKTPAAATPEASATPTPAAGTPSASGSASAASDAAPAQADAAGADSTPVASTGTADSGPSAPMLAGGAAAVLVLTGGAALVMRMRRR
- a CDS encoding S8 family peptidase, with the translated sequence MRTSPALRRKLISVAAVSAALLTAASTASAVAVQDSVSPGSAVPAAQTEAAPGTPAERLIVGYKSGATEARSNPAAEADAAAKGKQAGEDVDFQRRLGTGAALVDLGDDLSKADVADVVARYQADPQVAYVVPDRLNKPKADPNDTEYAKQWDLFESTAGMNVPAAWDQTTGTGVTVAVIDTGYVTHSDLAANIVGGYDFIADTAVSVDGDGRDSNPADPGDGYNANECGSGVPAGSSSWHGTHVAGTIAAVTNNGKGIAGIAYGAKISPVRVLGKCGGYDSDIIDAITWSSGGTVSGVPANGNVAKVINMSLGGDGACSSATQSAINGAVGRGTTVVVASGNDNENVANHSPGNCNNVISVAATNRAGAKASYSNFGSLVDISAPGGQTSTGTANGILSTLNSGSRTPSTESYAYYQGTSMAAPHIAGLAALVKSANSALTPAQIETAIKNNARALPGACSGGCGAGLADAARTVAAVSGSGGSTAGTTFSSTTTAAIPDNGSAIESSIAVSGRTGNAPSALQVGVDITHTYRGDLVIDLIAPDGTAYRLKAASSSDSADNVNTTYTVNASSETANGTWKLRVQDTSAQDAGRLNSWKLTF
- a CDS encoding ScbR family autoregulator-binding transcription factor, which codes for MARQLRAEQTRTTIITAAADLFDRHGYESTSLSDIVEHAHVTKGALYFHFAAKEDLAHAIMELQSQAARRVAGDIDDRGYCSLEALIRLTFGLTRLSVEGPIARAGLRLATGGVSVRPPLPHPFTELLDLISRRLVSAARESDIHPDVDVDAVAHSLVCFFVGTRVVGRSREPVGRLPRRMAEMWHVLIRGLVPVPRRPRYLSLAARLEREIMAVV
- a CDS encoding damage-control phosphatase ARMT1 family protein, producing MPDTSAPPVILGNEPGSFPHSVLAERHPAIIRQVRDAFPYGPEIHQALDALLAGCAKGVIEPLPADAHDRDRWRAWGLDAYAGRSWFDVPWLWSESYFYRQLLDAVGYFGPGPWQGIDPFRPFKLAELNAPETDEELAALDTLEDRPVEERDRALLHGSLWGNRADLGFRLSDAEAEERAAVPGLVADDSEKLWSLLPGAETGTRTVVDTLCLVADNAGRELIPDLLLAAHLLAHGRCGRVVLHVKPYPYYVSDATTADVVDALRKLAGARGVAGDHGRRLWAAMADGTLTVRAHPFAAAPLPYAEMPDDLRAEFAAAGLTIVKGDLNYRRLVGDSRWAPTTPFADVTASFPGPVAALRTLKSEVITGLAADTEAALVAAEGQGWRIGGTHALIQLRE